Proteins co-encoded in one Spirosoma endbachense genomic window:
- a CDS encoding Dps family protein: protein MQPNIGLEADVLKQDNTLLNDFLSDLHVLYIKTRKYHWNVAGPNFMEYHKFFEKQYKAIEEEIDAVAERIRQLGGKPLATMAEFLHNTSLKEDAGTPKGTPDMFKNLLADHEQIVRELREDVDKCDEELNDAGTADFLTGLMEAHEAMAWMLRKYLS, encoded by the coding sequence CAACCCAATATTGGCCTTGAAGCAGATGTCCTCAAACAGGACAACACCCTACTGAATGATTTTCTGTCCGATCTGCATGTATTGTATATCAAAACCCGCAAGTATCACTGGAACGTGGCCGGGCCGAATTTCATGGAATACCACAAATTCTTTGAAAAGCAGTATAAAGCCATTGAAGAAGAAATCGATGCTGTAGCCGAGCGTATTCGTCAGTTAGGCGGCAAGCCGCTGGCAACTATGGCCGAATTTCTGCATAACACCAGTCTGAAAGAAGATGCGGGTACGCCCAAAGGAACGCCGGACATGTTCAAGAATCTACTTGCAGATCACGAGCAGATCGTGCGCGAATTACGCGAAGATGTCGATAAATGTGATGAAGAATTGAATGATGCAGGTACAGCCGACTTTTTAACTGGTTTGATGGAAGCTCATGAAGCTATGGCCTGGATGTTGAGAAAATATCTGTCATAA
- a CDS encoding NRAMP family divalent metal transporter: MPKSLSLRAGLGSVLFWSVISAAFIGPGSVTACAIAGSTYGLQLLWVLTFATFGTVWLQEAAARITIATGSDLGQVITQTYAGKSGRRIAWALFLAIFLGCAAYQAGNILGAVSGLALLTKLPVPALTVVVGLVCVGLLWIGSTQGLANFLGLIVFAMGGAFVYVAFGTPVTPAELTKALIVPAVPDGSLLLINGLIGTTIVPYNLFFGSSIVPGQSLSEMRLGIWVAVILGGIISVVLLLAGLLIPSDFSYVHMAQVLTDRLGTWAGSLFAFGLFAAGFASSLTAPLAASITAQSLLGIRKNSPVYRGIWLTVMATGLTFGLLNVTPIPVIIAVQAINGILLPFVTIFLFAAVNNRALLGDTYRNSLMQNLAMGLVVIVTAVLGIWNIWLAIQAG, translated from the coding sequence GTGCCCAAGTCCCTCTCCCTGCGTGCCGGTCTCGGCAGTGTCTTATTCTGGTCGGTTATTTCGGCTGCTTTTATTGGTCCAGGTTCCGTTACAGCCTGTGCAATTGCGGGATCAACATACGGCTTACAACTCCTCTGGGTTTTAACATTTGCCACATTTGGCACGGTCTGGTTGCAGGAAGCAGCCGCTCGCATCACCATCGCTACGGGCAGCGATCTAGGGCAGGTCATTACTCAGACATATGCAGGAAAGAGTGGTCGCCGAATCGCGTGGGCTTTGTTTCTGGCTATTTTTTTGGGTTGTGCGGCCTATCAGGCTGGCAATATTCTCGGAGCCGTATCGGGTCTGGCTTTGCTTACCAAATTACCCGTCCCGGCGTTGACCGTAGTAGTCGGTTTAGTCTGTGTGGGTCTGCTCTGGATTGGGTCAACGCAAGGATTGGCCAACTTCCTGGGGCTGATTGTCTTTGCCATGGGCGGGGCTTTCGTCTATGTGGCCTTCGGTACGCCCGTTACGCCCGCCGAATTAACCAAAGCCCTGATTGTACCCGCCGTTCCTGATGGGTCGTTGCTACTCATTAACGGCCTGATTGGCACGACCATCGTACCCTATAATCTCTTTTTTGGCTCCAGCATCGTTCCGGGTCAGTCGCTGAGCGAAATGCGGCTTGGCATCTGGGTTGCGGTCATCTTAGGCGGGATAATTTCGGTCGTATTACTACTGGCGGGACTGCTCATTCCCAGCGATTTCTCGTACGTACACATGGCGCAGGTACTGACCGACCGGCTTGGCACCTGGGCAGGATCGTTATTTGCCTTTGGCTTATTTGCAGCCGGATTTGCCTCCTCACTGACGGCTCCGCTGGCGGCTTCCATAACAGCACAAAGTCTGCTTGGCATTCGCAAAAACTCACCTGTCTATCGGGGTATCTGGCTTACCGTGATGGCTACTGGTCTGACATTCGGTTTGCTCAATGTGACGCCCATTCCGGTCATCATAGCCGTGCAGGCCATTAATGGCATCCTGCTTCCGTTTGTGACTATCTTCCTGTTTGCCGCCGTCAACAACCGGGCGCTTCTCGGCGATACCTACCGCAACTCCCTGATGCAGAATCTGGCCATGGGACTCGTAGTGATCGTTACGGCTGTACTCGGGATCTGGAACATCTGGCTGGCAATCCAGGCAGGCTAA
- a CDS encoding nuclear transport factor 2 family protein, which produces METVSKTSLTEQTRKGACLAFFSAYQDMDTARMIQLATPDATVHFVPMGDDGKGSFWEFGKGIWQLLIDCFPDLDNTVDSLTTQDDTVVANVAIFGTQAQDFLGITNKGLRFNSDHVFIFRFNDDDRITHLDISWDHAGFSKQLGA; this is translated from the coding sequence ATGGAAACTGTTAGCAAAACTTCCCTTACCGAACAGACCCGCAAGGGCGCTTGTCTGGCTTTTTTCTCGGCCTATCAGGACATGGACACGGCTCGTATGATTCAACTGGCTACCCCCGATGCAACCGTACACTTCGTGCCAATGGGTGATGACGGAAAGGGTTCATTCTGGGAATTTGGCAAAGGTATCTGGCAACTGCTCATTGACTGCTTCCCCGATTTAGATAACACCGTCGATAGCCTGACTACGCAGGACGATACAGTTGTTGCTAATGTCGCGATTTTTGGCACACAGGCGCAGGATTTTCTGGGTATTACAAACAAAGGACTCCGTTTTAACAGCGATCATGTCTTTATTTTTCGCTTCAATGATGACGACCGCATTACCCATCTCGACATTAGCTGGGACCATGCCGGATTTAGTAAGCAGTTGGGCGCATAG